The Geobacillus stearothermophilus ATCC 12980 genome contains a region encoding:
- a CDS encoding biotin transporter BioY, producing the protein MERRTSLRPIDMTLAAMFVALMAIGANITSWAPFLVVGGVPITLQTFFCVLAGAVLGRRLGAVAMIVYMLVGLAGVPVFAKFNGGLSMIFQPTFGFILSFIVAAYATGWVINRGPQPASKARFVTAALVGMVINYVIGTNWMYMAYKLWAEAPEGLSYGMVWGWMLAPLPKDILLSIVAGLIAPRICRAIGRSSAADRSAA; encoded by the coding sequence ATGGAGCGACGGACTTCGCTTCGACCGATTGACATGACGCTCGCCGCCATGTTCGTCGCCTTGATGGCGATCGGGGCGAACATTACGTCGTGGGCGCCGTTTCTTGTCGTCGGCGGTGTTCCCATTACGCTGCAGACGTTTTTCTGCGTCTTGGCCGGAGCGGTGCTCGGGCGGCGGCTCGGTGCGGTGGCGATGATTGTGTACATGCTCGTCGGCCTCGCCGGTGTGCCGGTGTTTGCTAAATTCAACGGCGGACTGTCGATGATTTTCCAACCGACATTTGGCTTCATTCTTTCGTTTATCGTTGCCGCTTATGCGACCGGATGGGTCATCAACCGCGGCCCGCAGCCGGCGTCAAAAGCTCGTTTCGTCACCGCCGCACTCGTTGGCATGGTCATCAACTATGTCATCGGCACGAACTGGATGTACATGGCGTACAAACTATGGGCGGAAGCGCCGGAAGGGCTTTCGTACGGCATGGTGTGGGGCTGGATGCTTGCCCCGCTGCCGAAAGACATTTTGTTGTCGATCGTCGCCGGCTTGATCGCCCCAAGGATTTGCCGGGCGATCGGACGCTCCTCCGCCGCGGACCGTTCGGCGGCCTAA
- a CDS encoding inorganic phosphate transporter, whose amino-acid sequence MDMILVLTIFIVVFALAFDFINGFHDTANAIATSVSTRALTPRQAIILAATMNFIGALTFTGVAKTITKDIVDPFTLENGSLVILAALVAAIAWNLITWYYGIPSSSSHALIGSVAGAAISAAGWDVIHYQGFLKILESLIISPFLAMGVGFVIMSLFRFLFKDANLTRTTKGFRLFQVVTAALQAYTHGTNDAQKTMGIITMALIAAEMHHSDVVPEWVRISAALAMGLGTAVGGWKIIKTVGGKIMKIRPVNGAAADLSSALVIFSATLLHLPVSTTHVISSAIMGVGAAQRVKGVKWGVARRIVLTWIITLPVSALIAGFVYQVLRLFF is encoded by the coding sequence ATGGATATGATTTTAGTCTTGACGATATTCATTGTGGTTTTCGCGTTGGCGTTTGACTTTATTAACGGGTTCCACGATACCGCGAACGCCATTGCGACGTCGGTGTCGACGAGAGCGCTCACGCCGCGCCAAGCCATTATTTTGGCTGCAACGATGAACTTTATCGGCGCGCTCACCTTCACCGGTGTCGCGAAAACGATTACGAAAGACATTGTCGATCCATTCACCCTTGAGAACGGTTCTCTCGTCATTTTGGCAGCGCTGGTTGCTGCCATTGCCTGGAACTTAATTACGTGGTATTATGGCATTCCGAGCAGCTCGTCGCATGCACTCATCGGTTCGGTCGCTGGGGCAGCCATTTCCGCCGCTGGCTGGGATGTAATCCACTACCAAGGTTTTCTTAAAATTTTGGAATCATTGATTATTTCTCCATTTTTGGCGATGGGTGTTGGGTTTGTCATTATGAGTTTGTTTCGTTTCTTATTTAAAGACGCCAATTTAACAAGAACAACCAAAGGGTTTCGTCTATTTCAAGTTGTAACGGCTGCATTGCAGGCGTATACGCATGGAACGAATGACGCCCAAAAAACGATGGGCATCATTACGATGGCGCTGATCGCTGCCGAAATGCACCACTCAGATGTCGTGCCGGAATGGGTGCGCATTTCTGCCGCCTTAGCCATGGGATTGGGGACGGCTGTCGGCGGATGGAAGATCATCAAAACGGTCGGTGGAAAAATTATGAAAATCCGCCCTGTCAATGGGGCGGCAGCGGACTTATCCTCGGCGCTCGTCATTTTTTCCGCCACGTTGTTGCATTTGCCAGTCAGTACGACGCACGTCATTTCCTCGGCCATCATGGGGGTCGGCGCCGCCCAACGGGTGAAAGGCGTCAAATGGGGCGTCGCCCGCCGCATTGTGCTGACATGGATCATCACCTTGCCAGTGTCAGCGTTGATTGCTGGGTTTGTGTACCAGGTTCTCCGTTTATTTTTCTAA